The segment GAGGGAGATGGTGTTAAACCTAAACTGAAAGAAAATATGCAGGCTAAAGAGTTGTTGCAAGGAGTATGGTATGATGATGATTCAGGTACACCTCTTCTATTAGTAAAAGGAGATACATTGCGTTTTATAGATCAATCTGATTCTTCTATGGAGTTTATGATTGTAAAAGATAGTTTGTATACTTATGGCTATGATGTTGTTAGTTATAAAATAGATAAGCAATCTCCTTATGAGTTTTGGTTTCACTCTTTATCTGATCGAATTGTAAAATTGTATAAGTCAGAAAATTTAGAAGATTCTTTGTTTTTTATGGATAACTTCCCACCCGAACCTATTCCTATTTATACGGAAGTTGTTCAGAAAGATTCTGTAGTCTTTTATAATGACCGAAGATATAGAGGGTATGTTTATATTAATCCATCTACAATGAAGGTTAATAAACCTACTTATTCAGATGAAGGAATACGTATTGATAATATTTTTTATGATAACGTAATCCATATCTGTGTTTATGAAGGACAAAATAGTCTATTTGCTAGAGATGTGTTGAAAAAAGATTTTCAATCCTTAGTTACTGATACCTTTTATGAACAAGCTGTTTTAGCTGATATGGATTTTGATGGGGTAGATAAAAATGGCTATCATTTTACTGCACGACTAGGTATTCCAGAAAGTTTTACTCATAATTTAATATCAGTGACAATCAGTTTCGAGGGAAAAATGAGTTTAGCACTGAAGGAGTTGAAGATGGAATAGAAAATAAATTAGATACAGAAAAAGGCGTTGCAACGCCTTTTTTTATGTTTTAAAATGATCTAAATTCATCCATCTTTTTTTGATAAATCCTTATTTCCTTCTAGATCCTCTATTCTTTTTAAATCCTCCTTTATTACTTTGTGTTCTCCTTTTGGGAGTATATTCAGGTGCGTCACCAAATTCTGTAGGAATAGGTATCTTAAAAATGTCTTTTTCTAGAAAATCTTCGATTTCCAAAAAGTTTTGTTGATCCTTTGTGTTGACAAAGGTTATTGCAACACCATCATTGTTTGCCCTAGCAGTACGACCAATTCTATGTACATAATCTTCACTGTCATTGGGTACATCGTAATTTATCACTAAGCGAATGTCATCTACATCTATTCCTCGAGCAATAATATCAGTTCCTACTAATATATCTATATTGCCAGCTTTGAAGTTTTGGAGCATTTCCTCTCTAGTCTTTTGATTTAGGTCAGAGTGAATTTCTCCTACTTTCAGATCCATTTTTTTTAGCGCTCTAGCTACTTCTTTAACTTTAGCTTTAGAAGAAGCAAAAACAAGAGATTTCTCTGATTTACTTTTAGAGAATAGATCATTGATGATATTTAGTTTTTGGCCTTCATAGC is part of the Bacteroides coprosuis DSM 18011 genome and harbors:
- a CDS encoding hypothetical protein (KEGG: bfr:BF2298 hypothetical protein~SPTR: Putative uncharacterized protein;~IMG reference gene:2504106725), with protein sequence MKLTLLLFLVMSLFSCGQKTGSEKEGDGVKPKLKENMQAKELLQGVWYDDDSGTPLLLVKGDTLRFIDQSDSSMEFMIVKDSLYTYGYDVVSYKIDKQSPYEFWFHSLSDRIVKLYKSENLEDSLFFMDNFPPEPIPIYTEVVQKDSVVFYNDRRYRGYVYINPSTMKVNKPTYSDEGIRIDNIFYDNVIHICVYEGQNSLFARDVLKKDFQSLVTDTFYEQAVLADMDFDGVDKNGYHFTARLGIPESFTHNLISVTISFEGKMSLALKELKME